A genomic region of Capra hircus breed San Clemente chromosome 19, ASM170441v1, whole genome shotgun sequence contains the following coding sequences:
- the HEXIM1 gene encoding protein HEXIM1 — translation MAEPLLSEYQHQPQTSNCTGAVAVHEERNPDRPPGAEERVPEEDSRWQSRASPQSGGSPGQGGEGSLEPQPSPLKTQVCPESSCPEAGEKGQNGDDLSAGGAPPQQRQVGKKKHRRRPSKKKRLWKPYYTLTWEEKKKFDEKQSLRASRIRAEMFAKGQPVAPYNTTQFLMDDHDQEEPDLKTGLYPKRAAAKSDDTSDEDFMEEAGEEDGGSDGMGGDGSEFLQRDFSETYERYHAESLQNMSKQELIKEYLELEKCLSRMEDENNRLRLESQRLDGDDARVRELELELDRLRAENLQLLTENELHRQQERAPLSNFGD, via the coding sequence ATGGCCGAGCCACTCTTGTCAGAGTATCAGCACCAGCCTCAAACTAGCAACTGTACAGGTGCTGTTGCTGTCCATGAAGAACGGAACCCTGATCGCCCCCCAGGCGCGGAGGAGCGGGTGCCGGAGGAAGACAGTAGGTGGCAATCGAGAGCGTCCCCCCAGTCGGGTGGCTCTCCAGGGCAGGGGGGGGAAGGGAGCCTGGAACCCCAGCCGTCTCCCCTTAAGACCCAGGTCTGCCCAGAATCCAGCTGTCCGGAAGCGGGTGAGAAGGGCCAGAATGGGGACGACTTGTCCGCTGGCGGAGCTCCCCCGCAGCAGAGACAGGTGGGCAAGAAAAAACACAGGAGACGCCCCTCCAAGAAGAAGCGGCTTTGGAAACCGTACTATACGCTGACCtgggaggagaagaaaaagtTCGATGAGAAACAGAGCCTGCGAGCTTCGAGGATTCGAGCCGAGATGTTCGCCAAGGGCCAGCCAGTTGCTCCCTATAACACCACGCAGTTCCTCATGGATGACCACGACCAGGAGGAGCCGGATCTTAAAACCGGTCTCTATCCCAAACGGGCCGCTGCCAAATCCGACGACACCAGCGATGAGGACTTTATGGAAGAAGCGGGCGAGGAGGATGGGGGAAGCGACGGGATGGGAGGAGACGGCAGCGAGTTTCTGCAGCGGGACTTCTCGGAGACCTATGAGCGGTACCACGCGGAGAGCCTGCAGAACATGAGCAAGCAGGAGCTCATCAAAGAGTACCTAGAGCTGGAGAAGTGCCTCTCGCGTATGGAGGACGAGAATAATCGGCTGCGGCTGGAAAGCCAGCGGCTGGACGGCGACGACGCGCGTGTGcgggagctggagctggagctggacCGGCTGCGCGCGGAGAACCTCCAGCTGCTGACGGAGAACGAACTGCACCGGCAGCAGGAGCGAGCGCCGCTGTCCAACTTTGGAGACTAG